The Aeromonas veronii genome includes the window CGATAATGTTATTATATTCCCTGTCGAAATTAGATGGTGCAGGGTATTTAATTTCATTTAAAAGCATCATTTGTTCTTGTTGTATGCGCTGTATTGCATTCATTATTTCTGAATATTGTAACTCATTCAAAAGATTTGCTTTTGCTTCCGCGCTTAGATCTGCTTGACCAAGTTGGGCTGGTGAAGTTAATTCTAACAATCTAATCAATGAGTTTATTTCATTTTTATCCGCACGTTTGGCGTATGTATCCTTTAAAGTCTCAGCTAATTTTGCTATTGCAACCTTGACATCACGATATTTCATTCCTTTGCTATAATTTACGTATCGTAGACTTGAAACGTCAAATGGTGCTCCGGTTGAATCGTCTATCATTAAAACGGTTGGTTTATCAAATGCTTGCCGCACACCTAACTCATAAAAAACATTTGGGTTTTTGGCACTCATATCACAAATTGCTATATCTGAAGCGATAACGTTTTTAATATGTCTAGTTGTATGAGATTTGTGTTTTTTGTTTCATCTGCTCTAACAGGAATCATATTAGCTAACTCAATAGCTGGTTTTATTATGTCTTGATAAACAAGGGTGAAGTGGTCAGGATCATATCCAGGCTGATTTGAAATAGGCATAATAACAAAGCAAGTAGGGGGGGTATTAGGTGCAATATCTGTTACTGTTTGTGGTGATTTTGTCATTCTTAAATTTCTCGTGTTTGATGAAGGATTCAGATATTCCACATGTCTTGACCTGATTACCCATGCCCCTCAGCCAGCTTCAAGAGCCGATATGGCATCGGAGGGTAGGACGCTGGGACACCCACCTTTTTGTATTAGGCGTAACGTCACCAAATCTCACGCTACCGCCCGTGGATTACAGCTTCCAATATACTCCCTTGACCCGAGCTGGCAGCAACCCATCGCAGTTCAACAGGTTCTGGATGGCTATGGTGAGCCAAACGAAACTTTCTGAGCGAGCCTTAAAATGCTGTAACCATCAGAATTTCATAGTTTTTTGAACTGGATCAGCAAATGGATTTGAAAGGGCATATGTGGCTATTTTCATTTCCCCAAAAGATGACTGTCCCCATCGGGGGTGGCTTTGTTATCTTGCCGGGTAGATCGGCAGGGGCGATAGGTGCCTCTTTATCTCACTCCAACAGGTGCAATCAGATGGCGTTAAAGATGCGATCCCGCAGGGAGAAGGTGGGCAGCGGGCTCGGGCTGGTGATGGGGCTTATTGCCTTTAACCTGATCGCGCCCCTGCTCCTTGAAGCAAAAGAGATCTCCGATATGAACCGGATGATCGGGGCCATGATCAGCGCCATGATCTGCTCCGAGCTCGGAGCCAGAGTCGGCAAGTGGCTCGATGCCAGAGAGCAGGTCAAATCCCCAGAGTAGAGGGCGACAAGGGTCGCCCTCGTTTTATTTATTGCTTAGCCGCCGCGACGTTCGGGTTCGCTGCGATGCAGGAAGGCGGTCAGGGTATCCCGCGGCGGCGTGATGCCGCACTGCACCAGAAGCCGCCCGATAGTTCCCCTGTGATAACCGCCGTGGGTCACCAGGTGCAGCAGCATCTCGGCGCGGCTCATCTGTCCCCTGTCCCCATCCACAAAGTTGAACGAGAGCACGGCCTCGCCATCTGATTGTCGAAGGTTTGCAACGTAATCCAGATACCAGGCATCCAGCTTGCCGATGGCACTGTGCAATTCAGCCAGGGTCGGCGTCTCCAGGGTATTGGTGGCACTGAAGCCGTGAGGCTCTCCCAGCAGATTGCTCTTGAAGATGGCATCGACCACATGGATATGGTTGAAGATGCGAAGGGCCGTGTGGTGCGCCTCGGCATATTGCTGCGAGTCCAGGATGGCGAGGGCATCCAGCAGTTCACCGTCGGCCCAGGCCTTGTAGCGAAACAGAGAGTGAAGGGTCGAAGTGCTCATGGTCTTCCTTGATGGGGTATCACGTGAAGCGCTCATCTTAGCCAGACGCCGGTGACTTGGGAATCTCGGCCCCCGCTGCCCGTTTCAGATCTTCGCCTGTTTTTCCTTGCAGATCAGGGAGCTGTGAAGCGCCTCCCATCCGGGGTCTTGCCCGGTTCGCCAAGGGGCGGGGACGTGTTACCTTGCTGCTCTGGTCCCCTACT containing:
- a CDS encoding DinB family protein; protein product: MSTSTLHSLFRYKAWADGELLDALAILDSQQYAEAHHTALRIFNHIHVVDAIFKSNLLGEPHGFSATNTLETPTLAELHSAIGKLDAWYLDYVANLRQSDGEAVLSFNFVDGDRGQMSRAEMLLHLVTHGGYHRGTIGRLLVQCGITPPRDTLTAFLHRSEPERRGG